A region from the Lentimonas sp. CC4 genome encodes:
- a CDS encoding YIP1 family protein, whose protein sequence is MSTINNKPPLLTLWYKPASSMRAILDEGQRHASAVMIAAFFGAVQSGHAAHVETESGPLPFVLGAMAGVIGLYLFGWLTRNFGRWFGAETAQRDTRTAIGLGLLPWTLLSIVLSFMVGAEMDAEVIVSYAPVFFAVFVYGYVIILLALSAALRLSVLKTFLCLVVTVLVSFFPLTLFAQLLAKLFGAAV, encoded by the coding sequence ATGAGCACTATAAATAATAAACCTCCTCTGCTTACACTTTGGTATAAGCCCGCTAGCTCGATGCGTGCCATCCTCGATGAGGGGCAGCGCCACGCTTCCGCAGTGATGATTGCCGCCTTCTTTGGTGCGGTGCAAAGTGGCCATGCTGCACACGTAGAAACAGAATCTGGGCCGCTGCCATTTGTGTTGGGCGCAATGGCAGGGGTGATCGGGCTGTATTTGTTCGGTTGGTTGACACGCAATTTCGGGCGGTGGTTTGGTGCGGAGACGGCACAGCGTGATACGCGCACCGCGATCGGTCTCGGGCTATTGCCATGGACGCTACTGTCGATCGTGCTCTCGTTTATGGTCGGTGCGGAGATGGATGCTGAAGTGATTGTCAGCTATGCACCGGTCTTCTTCGCTGTTTTCGTTTATGGGTATGTGATCATCTTATTAGCGCTTTCGGCGGCGTTGCGCCTGAGCGTGCTGAAGACTTTTCTGTGTTTGGTGGTTACCGTGCTGGTCAGTTTCTTTCCGTTGACGCTGTTTGCACAGTTGCTGGCCAAGCTCTTTGGTGCCGCCGTTTAA
- a CDS encoding tetratricopeptide repeat protein has product MSCISHVHAQDASQLGFSDLQAQANSLVEQGQLEQAMPLLEELIKRVEATDNSDIKLDFPIFLLGTAHIQRFVGSGNAGELNKTLEWYDKLQKDYPQSPKVKDALLKKVDVLRILKREDDAVALMKQLLDGTYSIRLNLKQESKLLKDLTQIYYNKGDWKDGLPIFAKLMNTSRNFEDKAWAAAASFEAYVAEKRLDDAMALLPILARESEVRYLPRLNVALLKTSDTMVAQARLSDAAILLNLIKTTDIMIEHNEAAIVEKQARIKFNQDMGRSSEATERLKQEVKGIEATLTQLRKLPTLRNELLVRRARNYTKTARRYEAFWMFSDLMTENPNDPQVEFYTYATFSNALQLKKTETAMKVGKAYLNQFPNGDFYSDITIALVSTLKDSGDTTEYVQLAKDFLDTHPLDVVSSNLLALWAGHYMEEGDFATVIKQTTNWLKQHNQPIFEDGLYYWCGLSQLQTGAYDDAIANFSNLLKKYPTSIYAEDGLLRKGAAQFYAQKYEESRNTLYSYTKEYPRGNALDQAYYFLGEVENLAGDLELALQHFKKADDITTLQDIHDGVAFSMGTIYEQLGRYEEMATHFIAYTERFGEQGRLTDAVFELGRANEFLRKPNQMLALYREYIQKFANDPENDGVDALIEGYAEKYNTNKATLVKTVEFLDALDNDLEFRTKIVTDRGYLFEYFYVNNDLDQTLYNRLRNHPQFDDALVNDLTPIREVTDIYRQQLVNYPTETPIEFFRAQLAKAKASKKRIAETRMLMGLYRSDVELAPSRSYDSAFLSQVTPRVILYIADYSRADRLNFAVEAWNTVLTEYPTDDAAIVSYMRLADVSERRGDKPAALNYLKAIEAQFPGTPQLPAVILRQGELLSAMGRGDEAREKYQYILRVPDWRGIMHARALFQTGEAYMAENKYPEARGFFERTYLGYSNISEWAARAYLADANALLALGEKADAANVLAEAVETLSETAPPELMTPIQTKLKEIQPSVAPSPQS; this is encoded by the coding sequence TTGAGCTGCATCTCACACGTCCACGCACAAGACGCCTCACAACTGGGCTTCTCTGACCTGCAAGCACAGGCCAACTCGCTCGTCGAGCAAGGGCAACTCGAGCAAGCCATGCCGCTACTCGAAGAGCTGATCAAGCGCGTCGAAGCGACTGACAATTCAGACATCAAGCTCGACTTTCCCATCTTTCTGCTGGGAACCGCGCACATCCAACGATTCGTTGGCTCTGGCAATGCAGGCGAACTGAACAAAACCTTAGAGTGGTATGACAAGCTCCAGAAGGACTATCCCCAAAGCCCGAAGGTCAAGGATGCCCTACTAAAGAAGGTCGATGTGCTGCGCATCTTAAAGCGTGAAGACGACGCCGTCGCATTGATGAAGCAACTGCTGGACGGCACCTACTCGATTCGCCTCAATCTAAAGCAGGAAAGCAAGCTACTCAAAGATCTCACACAGATCTACTATAACAAGGGTGACTGGAAAGATGGCTTGCCAATCTTTGCGAAGTTGATGAACACCTCACGTAACTTCGAAGATAAAGCCTGGGCAGCCGCAGCCAGCTTCGAAGCCTATGTCGCCGAAAAGCGCCTGGACGATGCGATGGCACTGCTACCGATCCTCGCACGTGAGTCCGAAGTCCGCTATCTACCTCGACTCAACGTCGCACTCTTAAAGACGAGCGACACTATGGTCGCTCAAGCTCGCCTCAGTGATGCCGCCATCTTGCTCAACTTGATCAAGACGACTGACATCATGATCGAACACAACGAAGCCGCCATCGTCGAGAAGCAGGCGAGGATCAAGTTTAACCAAGACATGGGGCGCAGCTCAGAAGCAACTGAGCGACTCAAGCAAGAAGTGAAAGGCATTGAAGCCACACTGACACAGCTGCGCAAGTTACCAACCCTCCGCAACGAATTGCTCGTGCGCCGCGCACGTAATTATACAAAGACCGCACGTCGCTACGAAGCGTTCTGGATGTTCTCCGACCTCATGACAGAGAACCCGAATGATCCGCAGGTCGAATTCTACACCTACGCGACCTTCTCGAACGCCCTTCAACTCAAGAAGACCGAAACCGCAATGAAAGTCGGCAAGGCATACTTGAACCAATTCCCGAACGGCGACTTCTACTCCGACATTACCATCGCATTGGTCAGCACACTGAAAGACAGTGGTGACACGACCGAGTATGTGCAACTCGCCAAAGACTTCCTCGACACTCACCCGCTTGACGTCGTCTCCAGCAACCTACTCGCACTGTGGGCAGGCCACTATATGGAGGAAGGAGACTTCGCAACAGTCATCAAGCAGACCACCAACTGGCTCAAACAACACAATCAGCCAATATTCGAAGACGGTCTCTACTATTGGTGTGGACTATCACAGCTGCAAACTGGCGCATATGACGACGCGATCGCAAACTTCAGCAACCTACTGAAGAAATACCCAACCAGTATCTATGCCGAAGACGGCCTATTACGTAAGGGTGCCGCACAGTTCTACGCACAGAAATACGAAGAATCCCGTAACACACTCTACAGTTACACGAAAGAGTATCCACGCGGCAATGCACTCGACCAAGCGTATTACTTCCTTGGAGAAGTCGAAAACCTCGCTGGCGATCTCGAGCTCGCCCTCCAGCACTTTAAAAAAGCTGACGACATCACCACCTTGCAAGACATCCACGACGGTGTCGCCTTCAGCATGGGCACCATCTACGAGCAACTCGGCCGCTACGAAGAAATGGCTACGCACTTCATTGCCTATACCGAGCGCTTCGGCGAACAAGGTCGCCTGACCGATGCAGTCTTCGAACTCGGCCGCGCCAACGAGTTCCTCCGGAAGCCCAACCAAATGCTCGCACTTTACCGCGAATACATTCAGAAATTTGCCAACGATCCGGAAAATGACGGTGTCGATGCGTTGATCGAAGGCTACGCAGAGAAGTATAATACCAATAAAGCCACACTCGTAAAGACCGTCGAATTCCTCGATGCGTTGGATAACGACCTCGAATTTCGCACCAAGATCGTCACCGACCGTGGCTATTTATTCGAATACTTCTACGTCAACAACGACCTAGACCAGACACTCTACAACCGCCTGCGCAACCATCCACAATTTGATGATGCGCTAGTGAATGACCTCACACCAATTCGTGAAGTCACCGACATCTACCGCCAGCAATTGGTGAATTATCCAACAGAGACTCCAATCGAATTCTTCCGTGCTCAACTAGCAAAGGCTAAAGCATCCAAAAAGCGCATCGCAGAAACTCGCATGCTCATGGGGCTCTACCGGAGCGATGTGGAACTCGCACCAAGCAGAAGTTACGACAGCGCATTCTTAAGCCAAGTCACACCACGCGTGATTCTCTATATTGCGGATTACTCACGTGCGGATCGACTCAACTTCGCAGTTGAAGCATGGAACACCGTGCTCACAGAATACCCGACAGACGATGCCGCAATCGTCTCCTACATGCGCCTAGCTGATGTCAGTGAACGACGCGGTGACAAACCTGCCGCACTCAACTATCTCAAAGCAATTGAAGCTCAATTCCCTGGCACGCCGCAATTGCCCGCAGTCATCCTACGTCAAGGAGAGCTCCTCTCCGCGATGGGACGTGGCGACGAGGCCCGTGAGAAATACCAATACATTCTACGTGTGCCAGACTGGCGCGGCATCATGCATGCCCGCGCACTCTTCCAAACAGGCGAGGCCTACATGGCAGAGAACAAATACCCCGAAGCACGCGGATTCTTCGAGCGCACATACTTAGGTTATTCCAATATCAGTGAATGGGCCGCTCGCGCTTACCTCGCCGATGCCAATGCACTCTTAGCATTAGGTGAAAAGGCAGACGCAGCAAACGTTCTAGCCGAAGCAGTCGAAACACTCTCTGAGACAGCACCACCAGAGTTAATGACACCCATTCAAACGAAGCTGAAGGAAATACAACCATCAGTCGCCCCATCGCCCCAGTCATAA
- a CDS encoding ATP-binding cassette domain-containing protein, with amino-acid sequence MLTFSKLSKGFGQKTLFTDISFRILQGERIGLVGPNGAGKTTLFNIILGNTEPDQGKIELDRGTIVGFLPQESAPAGEETVAELATSISPEFVDIYNALRNFPDPDAPERIDAQEQFVDLDGYTLEAKAKRILAGLAFRPEDFDKPAHTLSGGWIMRAHLARLLVMEPDILMLDEPTNHLDLETLGWFQNELCNYSGAILTISHDREFLNGICDGIIEIANGHLHRYHGNYDYYITQKAEREVQQLAAYNNQQREIAHLEDFVRRFRAKASKASQAQARMKTLEKMVRLAPPEAAADTISFSFPQPQRSGQRIATFENIQQAYGDHVVYTDLNLVIEKQERIVLVGPNGAGKSTLLKILSGAVEIQSGVRELGHNVSVGYFSQQRVDVLDVERTVLDEAMERVLPGMNEQKVRGILGAFLFRGDDVFKQVKVLSGGEKSRLALVKLLLNPPNLLLLDEPTTHLDMPSIDALIGALKDYTGTLVFVSHDVHFIRAIARRTVQIQAGSTTNFVGDYDYYLRKSKAASEKSGLVAGIKNARPDFEAKSSNKPKVVSAKERRRIEAEKRKLESKGRKGVEKRVAKLEEEVLKLEAEQAEITEQLGDPSVYANKEKAKELNLQSARVSKRLKEKNYEWEVAAEELSKLL; translated from the coding sequence ATGCTTACCTTCTCAAAACTCAGTAAAGGCTTCGGCCAAAAGACCCTCTTCACCGATATCTCGTTTCGTATCCTACAAGGCGAGCGCATCGGCCTAGTCGGCCCCAACGGAGCTGGTAAGACAACGCTCTTCAACATCATCCTTGGCAACACGGAGCCGGATCAGGGAAAAATCGAACTGGATCGCGGCACCATCGTCGGCTTCCTCCCACAGGAAAGTGCCCCCGCTGGCGAAGAAACGGTCGCCGAGCTAGCCACCTCGATTTCCCCAGAATTCGTCGACATCTACAATGCCCTGCGCAACTTCCCAGATCCGGATGCTCCCGAACGTATCGACGCCCAAGAGCAATTCGTCGACCTCGACGGCTACACCTTAGAAGCCAAGGCAAAGCGTATTTTGGCTGGACTCGCCTTTCGCCCTGAAGACTTCGACAAGCCGGCACATACTTTAAGTGGTGGCTGGATCATGCGAGCACACCTTGCCCGCCTGCTCGTGATGGAGCCAGACATTCTCATGCTCGATGAGCCGACCAATCACTTGGACCTGGAGACATTGGGCTGGTTTCAGAATGAATTGTGCAACTACTCCGGCGCGATCCTGACCATCTCGCACGACCGTGAATTCCTCAATGGCATCTGCGACGGCATCATCGAGATCGCCAATGGTCACCTGCACCGCTACCACGGCAACTACGACTACTACATCACTCAAAAGGCGGAACGCGAAGTGCAGCAACTCGCCGCTTATAATAACCAGCAACGTGAAATCGCTCACCTAGAAGACTTCGTGCGTCGCTTCCGCGCCAAGGCATCTAAAGCATCGCAGGCACAGGCACGCATGAAGACGCTCGAAAAGATGGTGCGCCTCGCACCACCCGAAGCCGCTGCCGACACCATTTCATTCAGCTTCCCGCAGCCTCAGCGTAGCGGCCAGCGCATTGCCACTTTTGAGAACATTCAACAAGCCTACGGCGACCACGTCGTCTATACAGATCTGAACCTCGTCATTGAGAAGCAAGAGCGTATCGTGCTGGTCGGCCCCAATGGTGCGGGTAAATCCACGCTATTAAAGATTCTATCTGGAGCAGTCGAAATTCAAAGCGGCGTGCGCGAACTCGGACACAATGTCAGCGTTGGCTACTTCTCACAACAGCGCGTAGATGTGCTCGACGTCGAACGCACTGTGCTCGACGAAGCAATGGAGCGCGTCCTGCCTGGCATGAACGAACAAAAAGTGCGTGGTATTCTCGGCGCCTTCCTGTTTCGCGGTGACGACGTCTTTAAACAAGTCAAAGTCCTTAGCGGTGGCGAAAAGAGCCGCCTCGCCTTGGTCAAGCTACTACTCAACCCGCCCAACCTACTGCTACTCGACGAACCGACCACCCACCTTGACATGCCCAGCATCGACGCCCTCATCGGCGCGCTGAAGGATTACACTGGCACGCTCGTCTTCGTCAGCCACGACGTGCACTTCATCCGTGCCATCGCAAGACGCACCGTTCAAATCCAAGCAGGCAGCACCACCAATTTCGTCGGTGACTACGATTATTACTTGCGCAAATCCAAGGCGGCTTCCGAAAAAAGCGGCCTCGTCGCTGGTATCAAAAATGCCCGCCCTGACTTTGAAGCGAAGTCTAGCAACAAGCCAAAAGTCGTCAGCGCCAAAGAGCGTCGCCGCATCGAAGCAGAGAAGCGCAAACTTGAATCCAAGGGGCGCAAAGGCGTAGAAAAGCGCGTTGCGAAGCTCGAAGAAGAGGTTTTGAAGCTCGAAGCAGAGCAAGCTGAGATCACAGAACAACTGGGAGATCCCAGCGTTTATGCCAACAAAGAGAAGGCAAAAGAGCTAAATCTACAGTCCGCTCGTGTCTCTAAACGCTTGAAGGAAAAGAACTACGAGTGGGAAGTCGCCGCAGAAGAACTCAGCAAGCTACTATGA
- a CDS encoding DUF4339 domain-containing protein — MADYYIRTPDREESRGPFDASQLLTLAEAGQITVNTLHYDETKEEWIPIALNEQLKADVFPDREKLSLKVSETKKPETQENDESQEKEGLNVTDMLAAAERDTDETRHLKKKEESLHKAAALSTTSIGIMLLLSAIALLSPHFAVINAAISEERAGSIFNYPFIAIGLFDFIMAAFLFLAVTEIYPLLRARAMLTLGFGVYVGWSIGDPIIMLAAGAAGVGIFYATIAQRYSTMIIVSILGIGGNAALAYLSIIGHFAGFFDSVYFNLIPTE, encoded by the coding sequence ATGGCTGACTACTACATCCGCACACCCGACCGCGAAGAATCCCGGGGCCCTTTTGACGCTTCACAACTTTTGACCCTAGCAGAAGCAGGCCAAATCACAGTAAACACCCTTCACTACGACGAAACCAAAGAAGAGTGGATTCCCATCGCCTTGAATGAACAACTCAAAGCGGATGTCTTTCCTGACCGCGAAAAGCTGTCACTGAAAGTCAGTGAAACCAAGAAACCTGAAACTCAAGAAAATGATGAGTCGCAGGAAAAAGAAGGCCTAAATGTCACCGACATGCTAGCCGCCGCCGAACGCGATACAGATGAGACACGTCACTTAAAGAAGAAGGAAGAGAGCCTGCATAAGGCGGCCGCATTGTCGACCACCAGCATCGGCATCATGTTGCTACTCTCGGCCATCGCACTGCTATCACCACACTTCGCAGTGATAAACGCAGCGATCTCAGAAGAACGCGCAGGCTCGATCTTCAACTACCCGTTCATTGCCATCGGGCTCTTTGACTTTATAATGGCAGCATTTCTCTTTCTCGCCGTCACGGAGATCTACCCACTCCTACGAGCACGAGCCATGCTCACGCTAGGCTTTGGAGTCTATGTAGGCTGGTCGATCGGCGATCCTATAATAATGCTCGCAGCCGGAGCGGCTGGAGTTGGTATTTTCTACGCAACAATCGCGCAGCGTTACTCGACCATGATCATTGTAAGTATACTAGGAATCGGTGGGAATGCAGCACTTGCCTATCTATCGATCATCGGACACTTCGCAGGGTTCTTCGACAGCGTGTATTTCAATCTAATCCCGACCGAATAA
- a CDS encoding tetratricopeptide repeat protein — translation MRYFSLKALLFAALSLSFTLSGFAENAYWTEFGNKPVYVEQNNGRSKQKLKFVDFKDKMLVAQMTIDGNVAEISLPVSKSMVNTLSFNVSEMQQANKLIRDGNDAGAVTLLRPVVYPLVKFSQVPELFTQLHSPVRALISSLISSGELAEADDLLSRIPLNKVNIKYSELAIQLMQDYLAEGNFEAAARIARELPKSGDYTSNITQVVNAADALRGAGEYEAVIPLYREIEGSVPQEVRKNVRMWLAYSLVLADRVDEASPMIDSMQEPEAKDRLFSLYKLLQGSREYRNGNYEDALDVLTRGFVRAQTSYVWVPEMLYLIGDCYARAQDPTAARNVWSEITVLYPESPWSNRAAESLNKLPKPTSAAN, via the coding sequence ATGCGTTACTTTTCACTCAAAGCCCTGCTCTTCGCAGCACTCTCTCTCAGCTTTACTCTCTCTGGTTTTGCCGAAAATGCTTATTGGACCGAATTCGGCAATAAACCCGTATACGTCGAGCAAAACAACGGACGTTCGAAGCAGAAACTAAAGTTTGTTGATTTCAAAGACAAAATGCTCGTCGCCCAGATGACAATCGATGGCAACGTCGCAGAAATATCGCTCCCAGTAAGCAAGTCGATGGTCAACACACTGAGCTTCAACGTCAGTGAAATGCAACAGGCCAATAAACTGATTCGCGATGGCAATGACGCGGGGGCAGTGACTCTCCTACGCCCAGTAGTCTATCCCTTGGTCAAGTTCAGCCAAGTCCCAGAACTATTCACTCAATTGCACTCACCAGTCCGAGCATTGATCAGCAGTCTAATCAGCTCAGGAGAACTCGCCGAAGCCGATGACCTCCTCAGCCGCATCCCACTCAACAAGGTCAACATTAAGTATAGTGAACTCGCGATACAATTGATGCAGGACTACTTAGCCGAAGGCAACTTCGAGGCAGCCGCACGCATCGCACGCGAGCTCCCTAAGAGCGGCGATTATACTTCGAACATCACACAAGTAGTCAACGCAGCCGACGCACTACGCGGTGCAGGCGAATACGAAGCAGTCATCCCACTCTATCGCGAAATCGAGGGTTCTGTGCCCCAAGAAGTTCGCAAAAACGTGCGCATGTGGCTCGCTTACAGTCTGGTGCTCGCCGACCGTGTCGATGAGGCCTCGCCAATGATCGACAGCATGCAGGAACCGGAAGCGAAAGACCGCCTATTCTCACTCTACAAACTGCTACAAGGCTCTCGCGAATACCGCAACGGCAACTACGAAGACGCCCTCGATGTCCTGACTCGCGGTTTTGTCCGTGCGCAAACCTCTTACGTCTGGGTGCCTGAAATGCTCTACCTCATCGGCGATTGTTATGCACGTGCCCAAGACCCGACCGCCGCACGTAATGTCTGGTCAGAAATCACTGTCCTCTACCCTGAGTCGCCTTGGTCGAATCGAGCCGCTGAATCGCTCAACAAACTCCCGAAGCCAACTTCTGCCGCAAATTAA
- a CDS encoding YihY/virulence factor BrkB family protein, with translation MNSQTNSATKHTKPNWLVRAQKQLARSRNLLDKDIWELEHLGRRSARARIYLLLRILTLTLQGLRRNKLPVQSAALTFYSLIGIGPLIALGIMISSFVMDQTPADVSSSGQPAENRAVAWIETAISYAAPQLSLDTDNSDDVDAGLAPEITEMINNFMTAAQSGKVGVVGSLMLFVIGIKVLSSIEGSFNSLWGVDKGRKLGERIVVYWTFISLGAVMGAASLTLVSFSRIEVLFDYLPFGEEFKFIFRLSTPIIVFVIIVLLLTLFFRFIPNTSVNWKPAFMGATLVVALLQLYNMLSFLYVQQVVNTRSLYGSVGIIVVLMLGLYVFWLLILFGGQVTYAVQNADFLTNENAWQKTSEQTQEVISLAVLILVAKRFQAGEAPSRASELHQKLRVPSHILNSSITRLCDLGYLTPVAIKSIEDERDHAYQPGHPLESITLGRFKQAFQSYGNNDGADLVAQHTPEVSIYLEEIISLKDCPKAQLTISNLIQG, from the coding sequence TTGAATAGCCAAACAAATTCGGCAACTAAGCACACAAAGCCAAATTGGTTAGTGCGCGCGCAAAAGCAATTAGCACGCTCGCGTAACCTACTTGATAAAGACATATGGGAGCTCGAACACCTTGGTCGTAGAAGTGCACGCGCACGCATCTATCTATTACTGCGTATCTTAACGCTAACACTTCAAGGGCTTCGCCGCAATAAGCTGCCAGTGCAATCTGCAGCCCTCACCTTTTACTCGTTGATTGGAATCGGCCCCCTCATCGCCCTAGGTATCATGATTTCCAGCTTCGTCATGGATCAAACTCCAGCGGATGTAAGCAGCTCCGGGCAACCGGCCGAGAATAGGGCTGTTGCTTGGATTGAAACGGCAATCTCCTACGCAGCACCACAACTATCGCTTGACACAGATAACTCGGACGATGTCGACGCTGGACTGGCACCTGAAATCACCGAAATGATTAACAACTTCATGACGGCAGCACAGTCCGGAAAAGTGGGCGTCGTCGGCTCCCTGATGCTCTTCGTCATCGGCATAAAAGTGCTCTCCTCGATCGAAGGCTCTTTCAATTCACTATGGGGCGTTGATAAAGGGCGTAAACTCGGAGAACGCATCGTCGTCTACTGGACGTTTATCAGCCTCGGAGCAGTCATGGGAGCGGCCTCGTTGACATTAGTATCTTTTAGTCGAATCGAAGTTCTATTTGACTACCTGCCATTCGGAGAAGAATTCAAATTCATCTTTCGCCTCTCCACGCCCATCATCGTCTTCGTGATCATCGTGCTGCTGTTGACGCTCTTCTTCCGCTTTATTCCAAATACCAGCGTCAACTGGAAACCAGCATTTATGGGAGCCACGCTGGTTGTCGCACTGTTACAGCTCTATAACATGCTTTCATTTCTCTATGTGCAGCAAGTCGTGAACACGCGCAGCCTTTACGGTTCGGTCGGCATCATAGTCGTTCTCATGCTCGGACTCTACGTTTTTTGGCTGCTCATTTTGTTCGGAGGACAAGTGACCTACGCAGTGCAAAATGCTGACTTTTTAACCAATGAGAATGCATGGCAGAAAACCAGCGAACAAACGCAAGAGGTCATCTCACTTGCCGTCTTGATCTTGGTCGCCAAGCGATTTCAAGCAGGTGAGGCCCCCTCCCGAGCCAGTGAACTACATCAAAAACTCCGCGTGCCCAGCCACATATTAAATTCCAGCATCACTCGGCTCTGTGACCTCGGCTACCTGACGCCCGTCGCCATCAAATCAATTGAAGACGAGCGTGATCACGCCTACCAGCCAGGGCACCCTCTGGAGTCCATTACGCTGGGTAGATTCAAGCAGGCATTTCAATCCTATGGCAACAACGACGGTGCTGACCTAGTCGCACAGCACACTCCCGAGGTGAGCATCTATTTAGAAGAAATTATAAGCCTAAAAGACTGCCCTAAAGCCCAACTCACGATCAGTAACCTCATTCAAGGTTAA
- a CDS encoding MotA/TolQ/ExbB proton channel family protein, translating to MKISKFRLLPSFVAIALFAVVTQWTMTQTLSAQTEVVEEVDVEAEAAPADDDKSLIDMYKAGGWAMYPLTLLSVAGFGLIVYNFMAVKPGPILQAEVVPQIEEALKALDISKAKTICDENPAPTTNIISAGLARVDVNHYNAEQVKEAVEEASAEELADPFVLINYLSVIGSLSPMVGLLGTVSGMVKAFNVIEAEGAGSAQALAGNISEALITTASGMIVGIPAMFFFFFFKNKYGKITSRVGRIVGDLQFTINTAITKR from the coding sequence ATGAAGATATCAAAGTTCCGCCTCCTCCCCTCCTTTGTCGCGATCGCACTGTTTGCCGTCGTCACCCAATGGACAATGACTCAAACACTCAGTGCACAAACGGAGGTCGTCGAAGAAGTCGACGTAGAAGCCGAAGCCGCACCAGCAGATGATGACAAGTCATTGATCGACATGTATAAAGCAGGTGGCTGGGCGATGTATCCCCTCACCCTACTGTCAGTCGCTGGATTTGGTCTGATCGTATATAACTTCATGGCCGTCAAGCCAGGCCCCATCCTTCAAGCTGAGGTCGTGCCACAGATCGAAGAAGCCCTCAAAGCTCTGGACATCTCAAAAGCAAAAACCATTTGCGATGAGAACCCCGCACCGACCACCAATATCATTAGCGCCGGCTTAGCTCGTGTGGATGTCAACCACTACAACGCCGAACAAGTCAAAGAGGCAGTCGAAGAAGCTTCCGCCGAAGAACTGGCCGATCCATTCGTGCTGATCAATTACCTTTCCGTCATCGGTTCGCTCTCTCCAATGGTCGGCCTCCTCGGAACCGTTTCCGGTATGGTTAAGGCGTTCAACGTGATCGAAGCTGAAGGTGCTGGTAGTGCTCAAGCGCTGGCAGGTAACATTTCGGAAGCCTTGATTACCACCGCCTCTGGTATGATCGTCGGTATTCCCGCCATGTTCTTCTTCTTCTTCTTTAAGAATAAATACGGCAAGATCACTTCGCGTGTGGGCCGTATCGTCGGTGACCTTCAATTCACCATCAACACAGCGATCACAAAGCGCTAA
- a CDS encoding biopolymer transporter ExbD translates to MKTWTPEEVDPEFELTPMIDVVFLLIAFFMTLISFISAELIELKLPEAKQATIPEDPGERQYVSVDLAGQAYYGAYPISYEALPAALVATRTAQPTMKIYLRADADTPHRHVNRVMEACAEAGVFDLIFASNKD, encoded by the coding sequence ATGAAAACCTGGACCCCAGAAGAAGTCGACCCGGAGTTTGAACTCACTCCGATGATCGACGTCGTGTTCCTGCTCATCGCGTTTTTCATGACATTGATCAGCTTCATCAGCGCCGAGCTCATCGAGCTCAAGCTGCCAGAAGCTAAGCAAGCGACAATCCCGGAAGATCCGGGTGAGCGGCAATACGTCTCAGTTGATCTCGCAGGACAGGCCTATTATGGTGCTTATCCGATCAGCTATGAGGCACTCCCCGCCGCTTTAGTCGCCACGCGCACCGCACAGCCCACAATGAAGATTTATCTTCGGGCAGATGCGGACACACCTCATCGTCATGTCAATCGCGTCATGGAGGCCTGCGCAGAAGCAGGCGTCTTTGACCTCATATTCGCCTCAAACAAGGATTAA
- a CDS encoding biopolymer transporter ExbD produces MAAVNKVLESEDKVDITPMIDVVFLLLIYFMFLPLQQEADIGIKLPSATPPAENLKLPSEHIIEIFPNGLVLLNGAPMDSSDDRVMARLSTTLTRLRMSSDRLGDDTVVKIQADPDSPHKRSIDVLNACSKAAISKVSFASYAL; encoded by the coding sequence GTGGCTGCTGTTAATAAAGTTTTAGAATCCGAGGATAAAGTCGACATCACACCGATGATCGACGTGGTGTTCCTGCTACTGATTTATTTCATGTTTCTGCCGCTCCAACAAGAGGCTGATATTGGAATCAAACTCCCTAGCGCCACCCCACCAGCTGAGAACCTAAAGTTACCCAGTGAGCATATCATCGAGATTTTTCCAAATGGACTCGTATTGCTCAACGGTGCACCGATGGACTCTTCTGACGACCGAGTGATGGCTCGTCTCTCCACTACACTGACTCGACTGCGCATGTCTTCGGACAGACTCGGCGACGATACAGTGGTGAAGATTCAAGCAGACCCCGACTCTCCTCACAAACGTTCGATCGACGTGCTCAACGCCTGCTCCAAAGCTGCCATCAGTAAAGTCTCCTTTGCTTCGTATGCCTTGTAG